The Edaphobacter sp. 12200R-103 genome contains a region encoding:
- a CDS encoding exosortase/archaeosortase family protein, whose protein sequence is MQNEQISQVVLTDPDPLPPGIAPVRVPRNVWLAGSALVLLLIALYYRIGVKLVIDWYNIPDYSHGFLVPLFSFFLLWDKRKKIAVTPVQPSWGGLPIVVLGLVTLIFGVYGVDLFTSRISFVILLSGLIWTFLGRAMLRQLCFPVLVLLLAIPFPAIIFNQITFPLQLLASRLASTILPLLGVPTLQEGNVIQLPVMKLEVAEACSGIRSLMSLFTLAVFYGYFLERTTRRRLILALASIPIAVAANAIRIVGTGLCVQYWDPAKALGFFHEFSGWVMFVISLGCLYLIHRFMLIVAPPKETANA, encoded by the coding sequence TTGCAAAACGAACAGATCTCACAGGTGGTCCTTACCGACCCCGATCCGCTTCCACCGGGCATTGCTCCCGTTCGGGTCCCCCGAAACGTCTGGCTCGCCGGCTCGGCTTTGGTTCTTCTGCTGATCGCGCTCTATTACCGGATTGGTGTCAAGCTGGTCATCGACTGGTACAACATACCCGATTATTCCCACGGCTTCCTGGTCCCGTTGTTTTCATTCTTCCTGCTCTGGGATAAGAGAAAAAAGATCGCCGTGACTCCGGTTCAACCGAGCTGGGGGGGACTTCCGATTGTTGTTCTGGGGTTGGTGACCCTGATCTTCGGGGTGTACGGGGTCGACCTTTTCACCTCGCGAATCTCCTTCGTGATTCTGCTGAGCGGGTTGATCTGGACCTTCCTGGGACGCGCCATGCTGCGCCAGCTTTGTTTTCCCGTTCTGGTTCTGTTGCTGGCCATCCCCTTCCCCGCCATCATCTTTAATCAGATTACGTTTCCTCTGCAGCTTCTGGCCTCAAGGCTGGCGAGCACCATCCTGCCTCTGCTGGGCGTTCCTACCCTGCAGGAGGGCAACGTCATTCAGCTTCCGGTAATGAAGCTGGAGGTGGCAGAGGCGTGCAGCGGTATCCGTTCGCTGATGAGCCTTTTCACCCTGGCTGTCTTTTATGGCTACTTTCTGGAACGAACGACGCGCCGGCGCCTGATTCTTGCCCTGGCCAGCATCCCGATCGCTGTGGCGGCCAACGCCATCCGCATTGTGGGAACCGGGCTATGCGTTCAGTACTGGGATCCTGCCAAGGCGCTGGGATTCTTTCATGAGTTCTCCGGATGGGTCATGTTTGTCATCTCACTTGGGTGTCTGTACCTGATCCACCGTTTCATGCTCATCGTCGCGCCCCCGAAGGAGACAGCAAACGCATGA
- a CDS encoding exosortase C-terminal domain/associated protein EpsI, whose product MKLRFWTVAALMLVTLALLIHRGDADNVPASAPLSQMPTVIDGMSSQDIPLDQDVLSVLGKGDFLNRVYVAPAVQNVSTNSPARYPVGLFIGYFATQRTGQSIHSPQHCLPGAGWTFESSQYTHLQDTRGEDFNVGEYIINNGDTRQFVIYWYQAHGRSIANEYKAKAYMLADAIRYNRTDGALVRVITPIAGSEQVADARRRAVDFTAHMTPYLSQFIPN is encoded by the coding sequence ATGAAGCTCCGATTCTGGACCGTTGCAGCCCTGATGCTTGTAACTCTTGCTCTGCTGATTCACCGCGGAGATGCGGACAATGTTCCTGCCAGCGCCCCGCTCAGCCAGATGCCTACCGTCATCGACGGCATGTCCTCGCAGGATATTCCGCTGGATCAGGACGTGCTGTCTGTTCTCGGCAAGGGTGATTTTCTGAACCGCGTCTATGTCGCGCCCGCGGTGCAGAACGTTTCGACGAACTCCCCGGCGCGGTATCCGGTGGGACTGTTTATCGGATACTTCGCGACGCAGCGCACCGGACAGTCCATTCACTCTCCGCAGCACTGTTTGCCGGGAGCAGGCTGGACCTTTGAGTCGTCGCAGTATACGCATCTGCAGGATACTCGTGGTGAAGACTTCAATGTCGGAGAGTACATCATCAACAATGGCGATACCAGGCAGTTCGTCATCTACTGGTATCAGGCCCACGGGCGCAGCATCGCCAACGAATACAAGGCGAAGGCCTACATGCTGGCGGACGCTATCCGCTACAACCGTACCGATGGGGCTCTGGTCCGTGTCATCACACCCATCGCCGGATCCGAACAGGTTGCTGACGCGCGCAGGCGGGCCGTCGACTTTACAGCTCATATGACTCCATATCTGTCTCAGTTCATTCCGAACTGA
- a CDS encoding tetratricopeptide repeat protein, which yields MKISRTSASVRISAAVIAASLALGFTTGCSRDPNKQKHKYLESGKRYANEGKYKEATIQFSNALKVDRNFADAHFELAKVYLKQGSVMTGYAELMRTVDLAPGNEEARIELGNLLLAGNAQDKAADQANAVLSQDSNNADAYALLSALAARKGDRATALTQIQKALSIDPKRAAFHTTLGVLFASDPATADQAEGELRKAVSLDDKNVASHIVLGNMLQKKGDLNGALEQMNAAVAADPKNVIARSSLADLYMRQNDTAKAEAVLRKAAEELPGDGTATDMLANYYFRSNQVDRGVQVYSDLVSSHSKSIPLKLAYARLLIAKKDIGKAREIAQELAKTDSELPQVALLNGMLQLNDGKASEAVDTLQKASKANPENLQLKIWLGRAASTKGDTRLAQQAFQDAIRLNPRSTEAQEGLAQISISRGDNTTLAQLGDATIASTPQSPNGYLWRGMAEGSQKLYDKAEADFKEAIKMDPNKADGYLQMAKLRLIQKNVPEARNMLEQSLTHNPNSSGALRLLAAAYVSDKQTAKAITRVQEQITKSPQNGDMYSLLAQLQGANGDTAGALTSAEKAMQMNPNDPVAAVVYTRAVISSGDPGKALAKWQQWTNEHPNDAQGFTILGTLQEAQGNRDQAINAYKKALQIQPDQPVASNNLSYLMIETGQNIDVALSLAQVARRGMPDSPSTADTLAWAYYHKGNYTSARDLLEDAVKASPNDAALHYHLGLTYSKLSDHSDATVHLKKAVSLAPNSQTAKDAEKALSQLS from the coding sequence ATGAAAATCTCCCGGACTTCCGCTTCAGTTCGCATCTCTGCCGCGGTGATTGCAGCTTCTCTCGCGCTGGGCTTTACCACGGGCTGTTCCCGCGATCCCAACAAGCAGAAACACAAGTACCTGGAAAGCGGTAAGCGCTATGCCAACGAGGGCAAGTACAAAGAGGCTACGATCCAGTTTTCGAATGCCCTGAAGGTCGACCGCAACTTTGCGGACGCCCACTTTGAGCTGGCCAAGGTCTACCTGAAACAGGGATCGGTGATGACCGGCTACGCGGAGTTGATGCGCACCGTGGATCTGGCGCCCGGCAACGAAGAAGCGCGCATCGAACTTGGAAACCTTCTTCTGGCAGGCAACGCGCAGGACAAGGCGGCCGATCAAGCGAATGCTGTTTTGTCGCAGGACAGCAACAACGCCGATGCCTATGCCCTGCTCTCAGCCCTTGCGGCCCGTAAGGGAGACCGTGCAACTGCGCTGACCCAGATCCAGAAGGCGCTGTCGATCGATCCCAAGCGCGCAGCCTTTCACACCACGCTGGGAGTTCTTTTCGCCTCGGATCCTGCAACCGCAGACCAGGCAGAGGGCGAGCTTCGCAAGGCAGTCTCCCTGGATGACAAGAACGTCGCCTCGCACATCGTCCTGGGCAACATGCTGCAGAAGAAGGGCGACCTGAACGGTGCTCTGGAACAGATGAACGCCGCCGTCGCTGCCGACCCGAAAAACGTAATTGCGCGCTCCAGCCTGGCCGATCTTTATATGCGCCAGAACGACACGGCGAAGGCGGAGGCGGTGCTCCGCAAAGCGGCCGAGGAGCTTCCGGGGGATGGAACCGCCACGGACATGCTGGCGAACTATTATTTCCGTAGCAACCAGGTGGACCGCGGCGTCCAGGTTTACTCCGACCTGGTCTCCAGCCATTCCAAGAGCATCCCGCTCAAGCTGGCCTACGCTCGCCTGCTGATCGCAAAGAAGGACATTGGCAAAGCCCGGGAGATCGCCCAGGAGCTGGCCAAGACCGACAGCGAGCTTCCGCAGGTCGCCCTGCTGAACGGAATGCTGCAATTGAATGATGGCAAGGCGAGTGAGGCTGTCGATACGCTGCAAAAGGCATCGAAGGCAAACCCCGAAAACCTTCAGCTTAAGATCTGGCTGGGCCGTGCGGCCTCGACCAAGGGAGACACCCGGCTTGCTCAGCAGGCCTTTCAGGATGCGATTCGCCTGAATCCCCGGAGCACGGAGGCACAGGAGGGGCTTGCGCAGATCTCCATCAGCCGCGGCGACAATACGACGCTCGCGCAGCTGGGAGATGCGACCATTGCATCGACGCCTCAATCCCCTAACGGCTACCTGTGGCGCGGCATGGCGGAAGGAAGCCAGAAGCTCTATGACAAGGCAGAGGCAGACTTCAAAGAAGCCATCAAGATGGATCCCAACAAAGCAGACGGCTACCTGCAGATGGCAAAGCTTCGCCTTATCCAGAAGAATGTCCCTGAGGCTCGCAACATGCTTGAGCAGAGCCTGACGCATAATCCGAACTCCTCTGGAGCGCTTCGTCTGCTCGCCGCAGCGTATGTCTCCGACAAACAGACGGCCAAGGCGATTACGCGCGTTCAGGAGCAGATCACCAAGTCTCCACAGAACGGCGATATGTATAGCCTGCTTGCGCAGCTGCAGGGTGCCAACGGCGATACCGCCGGCGCACTGACTTCCGCAGAGAAGGCCATGCAGATGAATCCCAACGATCCGGTCGCTGCCGTGGTTTACACCCGCGCGGTCATCAGCAGCGGCGATCCGGGAAAGGCGCTTGCCAAGTGGCAGCAGTGGACCAACGAACATCCGAACGACGCCCAGGGATTTACCATCCTTGGAACTCTTCAGGAGGCCCAGGGCAATCGGGATCAGGCGATCAACGCGTATAAGAAGGCGCTTCAGATTCAGCCGGATCAGCCCGTTGCATCGAACAACCTGTCGTATCTGATGATCGAGACAGGACAGAATATCGACGTTGCACTCTCGCTGGCCCAGGTGGCGCGACGTGGTATGCCTGATTCCCCCAGCACGGCAGATACGCTGGCGTGGGCTTACTATCACAAGGGAAACTACACGTCAGCGCGCGATCTGCTTGAGGACGCCGTCAAGGCCAGCCCGAACGATGCCGCTCTGCATTACCACCTGGGCCTGACCTACAGCAAACTATCCGATCACTCGGACGCTACAGTTCATCTGAAGAAGGCAGTCAGCCTGGCGCCAAACAGCCAGACCGCAAAAGACGCCGAAAAGGCGCTCAGCCAATTGAGCTAA
- a CDS encoding oligosaccharide flippase family protein, which translates to MNTKTIARNTAWYGLELLIGFGTSLITSIAIARTLGPAKMGYIIYVTWITGIVSQLSSVGIPVVTRKYMAEYLGGGDYTTARFIYFRTLIIQTLLASVATLGAIAWVFHDAPADYRIAALLLVIGILPSMSNFVSAQANVAAETLSANLPGSLASTATYFVLTLMAVFLNWGINGIAFAMFAMKWVDCLVRLFPTMRRIMKWDSGHAHPPEDLRARMVSFGVQSLTGMLLTLVVWDRSELFLLKHLTPDIRQLSFYSVAFSLAERLLIFPNIFASASGASIYAQYGRDSSRLPAMAAASARYLAMVSLPLHIIATPLAAPVIMVLYGKQYAGALVVASFAPLLCLPKAFLGPIQTMFESYDQQKYFITTTIVASFVDIGVAWLLIPSHGALGACLGSGAAQFTAVISMWAIGIARYKIRLPWGFFFKLSAISGVAALAAYGAVSRLTPLPGLIAGSVISTVLFITLGYMFKILEPEDRDRFKVITNACPQSVAAPINYLLDRFTRQLTMDSPSI; encoded by the coding sequence GTGAACACAAAGACAATTGCCCGCAATACAGCCTGGTATGGGCTGGAACTTCTGATCGGTTTCGGAACCTCGCTGATCACCTCCATCGCCATCGCCCGAACACTTGGGCCGGCGAAGATGGGCTATATCATCTACGTCACCTGGATCACAGGAATCGTGAGCCAGCTGAGTTCCGTCGGAATTCCCGTCGTCACCCGCAAATACATGGCGGAGTATCTGGGCGGCGGCGACTATACGACAGCACGCTTTATTTATTTCCGCACCCTGATCATCCAGACGCTGCTGGCTTCCGTTGCCACGCTCGGGGCTATCGCGTGGGTCTTCCATGACGCTCCGGCAGATTATCGAATCGCCGCGCTTCTTCTGGTGATTGGGATTCTGCCTTCGATGAGCAATTTCGTCTCGGCGCAGGCAAACGTTGCCGCGGAGACACTTTCAGCAAACCTGCCCGGCTCTCTCGCCTCGACGGCCACATACTTTGTGCTCACGCTCATGGCTGTGTTTCTGAACTGGGGCATCAACGGCATCGCATTTGCCATGTTCGCGATGAAATGGGTGGACTGCCTGGTCCGGCTCTTCCCCACCATGCGGCGCATCATGAAGTGGGACAGCGGCCACGCACATCCGCCGGAAGACCTGCGCGCCCGGATGGTGAGCTTTGGCGTCCAGAGCCTGACGGGCATGCTGCTTACACTGGTGGTCTGGGATCGCTCCGAACTCTTCCTGTTGAAGCATCTGACTCCCGATATCCGTCAGCTCTCGTTCTACTCGGTTGCCTTCAGCCTGGCGGAACGCCTGCTTATCTTCCCAAACATCTTTGCCTCCGCCAGCGGTGCGAGCATCTACGCGCAATATGGCCGCGACAGCTCCAGACTTCCTGCCATGGCGGCGGCTTCCGCACGTTATCTTGCGATGGTCTCCCTTCCCCTCCATATCATCGCCACGCCGCTGGCCGCTCCGGTCATCATGGTTCTTTATGGCAAACAATACGCAGGAGCTCTGGTGGTAGCATCCTTTGCTCCCCTGCTTTGTCTGCCGAAGGCCTTCCTGGGCCCTATTCAGACAATGTTTGAAAGCTACGATCAACAGAAGTACTTCATTACCACAACGATCGTCGCCTCCTTCGTCGACATCGGCGTGGCGTGGCTCCTTATCCCCTCGCACGGAGCTCTGGGCGCCTGTCTGGGAAGCGGCGCAGCGCAGTTTACGGCAGTGATCTCGATGTGGGCTATCGGAATTGCACGCTACAAGATCCGGCTTCCCTGGGGCTTCTTCTTTAAGCTCTCGGCCATTAGCGGAGTTGCAGCCCTGGCGGCCTATGGAGCTGTCAGCAGGCTAACCCCTTTGCCCGGCCTCATTGCCGGATCGGTAATCTCAACGGTGCTCTTTATCACGCTGGGCTATATGTTCAAAATCCTGGAGCCGGAAGACCGTGACCGCTTCAAGGTTATTACCAACGCCTGCCCGCAGTCGGTTGCGGCACCGATCAACTACCTGCTGGACCGGTTCACCCGTCAGCTTACGATGGATTCGCCCAGCATCTAG
- a CDS encoding type III polyketide synthase, which produces MQIASVGTAYPQHRYHQSVIAESLRERWQHKMEEPRLLTRLHANCGVEYRHTVFPIEQYPALDTFRKTNDAWIKAAVDLGQQAICRALDYAEIGPEEISAIFFASVTGISSPTVDARLINRLPFPETIKRTPIFGLGCVAGAAGISRAADYVRAFPKQYALLLSVELCSLTWQDNDQSIANLISCGLFGDGSAAVVIAGAETELARRNRGPRILATRSTFYRNTERVMGWDIVETGFKIVLSPDVPRVVEENLLRNVEDFLAENKLTRDDISTYIFHSGGPKVLEAMQSSLGLPQDALAPSWKSLREVGNLSAASVLAVLEDYLKVHPGAPGTYSILAAMGPAFCSELVLLQW; this is translated from the coding sequence ATGCAAATCGCCTCCGTAGGAACAGCCTATCCGCAGCATCGCTATCACCAGTCCGTTATCGCTGAATCTCTTCGGGAACGTTGGCAGCACAAGATGGAAGAACCCCGTCTGCTGACCCGTCTGCACGCCAATTGCGGCGTTGAGTACAGGCATACCGTCTTTCCGATCGAGCAATATCCTGCGCTCGACACCTTCCGTAAGACGAATGATGCCTGGATCAAGGCAGCGGTCGATCTGGGCCAGCAGGCAATCTGCCGGGCTTTGGACTACGCAGAGATCGGGCCGGAGGAGATCTCGGCCATCTTCTTTGCATCCGTCACCGGAATCTCAAGTCCTACCGTGGATGCCCGGTTGATTAATCGGCTTCCTTTCCCTGAGACCATCAAGCGAACGCCGATCTTCGGGCTCGGCTGCGTTGCAGGCGCTGCAGGCATCTCGCGTGCGGCAGATTACGTGCGTGCTTTTCCCAAACAGTATGCCTTGCTGCTGTCAGTAGAACTCTGCTCGCTCACGTGGCAGGACAATGACCAGTCCATTGCGAACCTCATCTCATGCGGTCTCTTCGGAGACGGCTCTGCGGCGGTTGTGATTGCAGGAGCAGAGACTGAGCTCGCCCGCCGGAATCGTGGACCACGGATTCTGGCGACGCGATCGACCTTCTACCGCAATACGGAACGCGTGATGGGATGGGACATTGTAGAGACCGGATTCAAGATCGTTCTCTCTCCCGATGTGCCGCGAGTCGTTGAGGAGAATCTTCTGCGCAACGTCGAAGACTTTCTTGCCGAAAACAAGCTGACCCGAGACGACATCTCCACCTACATCTTCCACTCGGGAGGCCCGAAGGTGCTGGAGGCTATGCAGAGCTCTCTTGGACTGCCGCAGGATGCCCTGGCGCCGTCGTGGAAGAGCCTGCGTGAGGTGGGAAATCTCTCTGCCGCATCTGTCCTCGCCGTCCTTGAGGATTACTTGAAGGTGCATCCGGGTGCTCCGGGCACATACAGCATTCTGGCGGCGATGGGGCCGGCCTTCTGCTCGGAGCTCGTGCTACTGCAGTGGTGA